The following coding sequences lie in one Stenotrophomonas rhizophila genomic window:
- a CDS encoding helix-turn-helix transcriptional regulator: protein MRQLSLADRGQSLSLDKIVDDGPLPTCLGVARLGSLQTAGATFTVWMQLRGSAWVESKEGRFRLRQREWIAFEKESKPMIQAGRDGLCIGLSLTPDALRALGELEDCSLYAGRGSMSRAEVRVALRLWRDALASGQPAQALRPVLLHLASLQRVLATGVQRCPGRSRVRKRQVFGRMQRARLYLEGNSHRVVRIGELAELTNFSSWYLSKTFQSLYEESPQSLSARLRLERAADLLRDTDMMIGEVAAASGFDNCCSFARAFRARYGQSASGFREGGGMLPPKSAKPSVASRK, encoded by the coding sequence ATGCGTCAGCTTTCCTTGGCCGATCGCGGCCAATCGCTTTCCCTGGACAAGATCGTCGACGACGGTCCGCTGCCCACCTGCCTGGGCGTGGCCCGGCTCGGCAGCCTGCAGACCGCCGGCGCAACCTTCACTGTGTGGATGCAGCTGCGTGGCAGCGCGTGGGTGGAATCCAAGGAAGGTCGCTTCCGCCTGCGCCAGCGCGAATGGATTGCCTTCGAGAAAGAATCCAAGCCGATGATCCAGGCCGGCCGCGATGGTCTGTGCATCGGCCTGAGCCTCACCCCCGATGCATTGCGCGCGCTGGGCGAGCTGGAAGACTGCAGCCTGTATGCCGGCCGCGGCAGCATGAGCCGCGCCGAAGTCCGCGTAGCGCTGCGCCTGTGGCGCGATGCACTGGCCAGCGGCCAGCCAGCGCAGGCATTGCGCCCGGTGCTGCTGCATCTGGCCTCTCTGCAGCGCGTGCTGGCCACCGGCGTGCAGCGTTGCCCGGGCCGTTCGCGCGTGCGCAAGCGCCAGGTGTTCGGCCGCATGCAGCGTGCGCGCCTGTACCTGGAAGGCAACAGCCACCGCGTGGTGCGCATCGGTGAACTGGCCGAGCTGACCAACTTCTCCAGCTGGTACTTGTCCAAGACCTTCCAGAGCCTGTATGAAGAAAGCCCGCAGTCGCTGTCGGCACGCCTGCGGCTGGAGCGCGCGGCGGACCTGCTGCGTGATACCGACATGATGATCGGCGAAGTCGCCGCTGCCAGTGGATTTGACAACTGCTGCAGCTTTGCAAGGGCGTTTCGGGCACGTTACGGGCAGTCTGCGTCAGGCTTCCGCGAGGGCGGTGGAATGCTCCCGCCAAAGTCGGCAAAGCCATCGGTTGCTTCCCGCAAATAA